The region TGAAGGTTTAGTAGTGTGGTAAATGCACTACCAGAGCTGATGATGGCAACAACGCACCCAAATCACCGGGCGAGCGACCAGTGACTACAAGAGCATACCCAACTTTTTCGCCTAACCTCTAGTTTGATGGGGTGGCAGGGGAAGCGGGAGGCGTTTCAGCGCGAATAAAAGCCACAATACCGATCTGTTGCTCCGGGACTATCTTCAATTGTAGGAGCCGTGCTGTTACTTCTGGCCCCGCTAGTTGGTCGAGGTCAAACCGCTCGGTAACTCCCCTAGCGATCGGATCTAAAATTTCCTGGGGTACTGCTTCCCCGTTCACGCTAATGCGCGGCTCCACCAATTGCAATCGCTTCCCAGCCAAAACTGCTAGACCCGACTCGACAGTAATCTGGAGGCGATCGCTTTGCCCCTGTTCTTGCAACTCCGCCTTGACCCGAATCCGATTGTTTGCCAGCAGCTCCACTTGAGGGTTGAGAAAATCGTAGCGTTGCACCTGCTGGGCTTCTGAGTCGTCTAGAGCGCTAGCCCCCAAATCCCGCAAACGTTTAGTAACTGTTGGGGAACTGAGGGCGCGATTGATGTCCGCTCGGGTCAAAACCAGATGCACCCCTGCTTGTAAAGGGCGATCGAGCTTCAGACCTTTACCCCCGCGAGGATTGATATCAATCGGATCAGTCTCAACGTCCAACGCGGCAATCCGGAATTCTGGCAGGGGAAACAAGCCTCGACCCGCAATCCGTACCTTTTCTGCCTTGCCTTGGACAATTTGGTAACTGGGAGCGTTATCCACTCGGATTTGTAACTGCTCCACCGACTTAAACTGCGATCGCACCGCATTTTCGGCCACGCGATCGATCACCAAGCCTGCGGGTGACACTAGAGCAATTAGGCTCGACAGAAAAATGGTGAGGAATTCCATAATAGATCCGGAGTTGAGGAGGTGCGACCGACCTAACCCCCTAGCTCCCTTCCCTGGGAGAAGGCACTGTGTATACACAAGGCTTTTAGCAAGTGCAGATCACCGTGAAACCTAACCCCCAGCCCCTTCCCTACTAGGGAAGGGGAGCCAGAGTCAAAGTCACTCTCCGCGTCGGGGAGGGGTTGGGGAGAGGTATTTCTAGGAGCAGGCGGCATTCACCCATTGCTGAATCGTAGACACCACTTCGGTGAGTGGGAGTTCCTGCGCGGTTTTGTTCGCTCGCTGCACCACTTCCACTTTGCCGTCTTTGAGCGACTTGCCCGTGACGATGCGGTAAGGAATGCCAATCAAGTCGGCATCTTTGAATTTGACTCCCGCCCGCTCGTTTCGGTCATCCAGTAGGGTGTCAATCCCTGCCTGGTTTAGCTCAGTGTAGAGCTGTTCTGCTGCTTTCACTTGATCGGCATCATTCACATTGGGAATTACCACGATCGCTTGATAAGGGGCGATCGCCACAGGCCAGATGATGCCGTCTTTGTCGTAGGACTGCTCCACCGCAGCTTGAGCCACACGGGAAACACCCACGCCATAGCAACCCATGATCAACGGCGCTTCTTCACCTTGCTCATTGGTGTAGGTGGCTCCCATCGCCTTAGAGTACTTGGTGCCTAGTTGGAAGATGTGACCTGCCTCAATACCACGAGCACTTTGTAATGTTTGGCTGGGGTCATGTACGGCGCGATCGCCGAGTTTGGCTTTCCGCAAATCGACCGCTAGTTTGGGCAACTGGAGCTGCTCACCCCAATTTACACCTACCACGTGATAACCAGACTCGTTGGCTCCCGTAACAAAGTTCTTCAGCTCCACCACGGTCGGATCGACCAACCGCAGGAATTTCGGCGCTAAGTTCTTCGCGGATTGGATGTATGTGTCAGCGATGTCTGGGGCAATATAACCCAGAGGTAATGGTTGAGCCGCCCACTTAGTTTGAGCGGTAGCATCTGGAACCGTGAGTGCAATTACAGTTTTGGCTCCGAACTGCCCTGCTTGCCGCACCAATTCGTTTTGCAGTTTGACTTCATTGATTTCCTGGTCGCCGCGAATGCTAATTAGCACCAAGACAGTGGTGCCGTTGTCGTAAACCGCTTGGTACAGAACGTTTTTGACGATTTGGCTAGGAGAGCATTTGAGCAACTGGCACAGCTTTTCGATCGTGTCGGTGCCTGGAGTCTCCCGCTTCTCGTAAGTTGTGAACGGGGAAGGCTCAGTATCGGCAGGCAGAGATACAGCCTTCTCCACGTTGGCGGCGTACTTGCCATCGTCGGTGTAGAGCACTTCATCTTCGCCCGCTTCCGCCAAAATCATAAACTCATTGGAGCCAGAACCCCCGATCGCCCCAGAATCCGCTTCTACCGCGCGGAACGCCAACCCACAGCGCCGGAACATATTGCTGTAGGCTTGGTACATCGCTTGGTAGGTTTCTTTTAAGCTGTCCTCAGTCGCATGGAAAGAGTAACCATCCTTCATGATGAACTCGCGCCCCCGCATCAAGCCAAAGCGAGGCCGAATTTCATCGCGGAACTTGGTCTGAATTTGATAGAGGTGGGTGGGCAATTGCCGATAGGAGCGAATCATCTCTCGCGCCACCGTGGTGATCACCTCTTCGTGGGTGGGGCCGAGTCCCATCTCCCGCTCTTGGCGATCGACCAAGGAAAACATGATGCCTTCGGCCTTGGTATAGGTGTCCCAACGGCCCGACTCTTGCCACAACTCCGCTGGTTGCAACTGCGGTAATAGGCATTCCTGTGCCCCCGTCGCGTTCATTTCTTCGCGCACAATCTGGGAGACTTTTTGCAGCACTCGCCACATTAGCGGTAAATAGGCATAGATGCCGCTGCCAATCCGCCGGATATATCCTGCCCGCAACAACAATTTATGACTGGGGATTTCCGCTTCCGCTGGATCTTCCCGCAGTGTGACAAAGAGCATTTGAGACAGGCGCATAGGTTCCCCTTTCAGACCGGAGATTATTATCTCATAACCGCTCAGACGTAGCTGCCCTCTAGACAAAAGCGATAACAAACGGCGATCGCAGAATCTGCGGTGCCATTCATTGGGCAAGCGCGAGTAGCACAAATGGCACAGTTGGCTTGAGTCGGCAAAATTAACTCGGTGGCAGGATAAAGGCTAATGCCTTGAGTAATAAAGGCTTGCGCTTCCAACTCGGCGATCGTGTTGCAAATCAAGATTGCCTGAGTGATGCCTAGAGCCGTTCTATCCGCATTGATCTGGCGGAGTGTCTGGCTAAAACTTTGGCTGTCCTCCCGGACTATAACTAAAACTTTCTGGGGCAAGCTTTGAAAACCCACAGGTTTGGTTTCAGAAAAATAATCTTTGTATTGCAGGCTAAATGTCCCGTCTGGGTAGCGCAGCGTACGAATATAACGCAGAAACGGGATGGAGAAATGCCCTGCTGCATCCAAGGCATACCACCAGGACTTGTGCGAGGCTTCGTAGGACAGGTGCAGAATTTCCTGTACTTGCTGCGGCCCAAATCCGACTTTTGTTAAAAGCGCGATCGCCTGAGCTAGAGAAACGTTGTGGGCTAGCGTCAGGCTTTCCGACTCGCATCGGGAATGTCTGGTCTGGCTAGTTCTGGTTTGGTGACGATAAGGATTATGGCAGGATTCAGCTTCTCCCGAAGACGCTACAGGAGGAGAATCCGCCAAGATACATTTAACCGCCTCAAAATGAACCACAGCATCGGCAGTTTGTTGATCCTGCAAGGGAATCCCGATTTCTGCGCTGACTTCGCCAATCTGGTGAGGTAGAGCGATTGCAGGCAAACAGTTCGTTAAGAGTGACTTGAGAACCTGTGGATCAGCGATCGCTAAAGCAATCTGAATTTGGTCGTGGAGCGGTGTTGCTGGAAGATGCTCAGATACAGGGTAGAACAGAGGGTGATTTGGCATGGCGAGAAACCCAACTCTGCGATCGCTGACAAGCCTTAGCTCTTTCCCTCAGAACCAACCTGTCGTGGTTAAACCTCTAAGTATCTCTAAACCAAAATAAAAACTCGGTTTTCTCCAGTTTTTTTTAAGAAATTGGCTCCAAACAAAAAGGCCCGATAGTTCAGGGCCGAGAGAAACCTCCCATAGCTGACTGATACCATCAGACCTTAGTCTGTACAGATCTAGCGATTCGTTAGAGTTGACGAATGAATCGCTTATTTAGTTTCCGAGAACTCAGCGTCGATCACGTCATCATCACCGCTGCCGCTACCGCCCGTGGGGCCAGCATCAGGGCCAGGAGCACCAGTTGCGCCATCAGGAGCTGCACCGCCACCCGCTTGCTGGTAGATGTTGCTACCAATGCTATAAAGCGTCTGTTGCAATTCGGTGGTTAGAGTTTTGATGCGATCGTAATCTTCCTGGCTAGAAGCGTCCTTCAGGTCTTTGATCAATCCTTCAGCTTTGGTTTTATCACCAGCTGGAACTTTATCTCCTAGCTCACCAATTTGCTTCTCAGCTTGGTAAACCAGAGTATCGGCTTGGTTCTTGAGGTCGATTCTCTCACGACGCTCTTGGTCAGCCGTTGCGTTTTGTTCAGCTTCACGGACCATGCGCTCCACGTCGTCCTTGGGTAGGGTAGAAGCGCCAGTGATGCTGATCGACTGTTCTTTGCCAGTCCCCTTGTCCTTGGCACGGACATTGAGGATACCGTTAGCATCAATGTCGAAGGTGACTTCAATTTGAGGCACGCCACGAGGAGCCGCAGGAATGCCATCTAGACGGAAGACCCCCAGGTCTTTGTTGTCGTTGGCCATTTCCCGCTCACCTTGCAGGACATGGATTTCCACGTTGGTTTGACCATCAACCGCTGTCGAGAAGACTTCGGATTTCTTGGTGGGGATGGTGGTGTTGCGAGGAATAATCTTGGTCATAACGCCACCCAAGGTTTCTACACCCAGAGAGAGCGGAGTCACGTCGAGCAGCAAGATGTCCTTGACTTCACCTGCCAGCACACCTGCTTGAATAGCTGCACCTACAGCTACCACTTCATCAGGGTTAACGGTTTGGTTGGGGTCTTTGCCTAGGACACGCTTGACAATTTCTTGGACTGCTGGAATTCGGGTCGAACCACCCACCAGTACCACTTCGTCGATCGCGCTCTTGTCAAGCTTGGAGTCACGGAGAGCAGCTTCAACGGGGATGCGGCAGCGATCGATCAAGTCTGCACATAGTTCTTCAAACTTGGCGCGAGTTAGGGTCGTGTCGAGGTGCTTGGGACCGTCTTGAGTCGCGGTGATGAAGGGCAGGTTGATTTCCGCTTGAGTGACGCTAGACAGCTCAATTTTGGCTTTCTCAGCAGCTTCGGTGAGGCGCTGGAGGGCTTGCTTATCTTTGCGGAGGTCTATGCCTTCAGCGCTCCGGAATTGGTCAGCGAGCCAATCTACGATCTTTTTGTCGAAGTCGTCGCCACCTAAGTGAGTGTCACCAGAGGTAGCCAATACTTCAAAGACACCATCGCCGACTTCGAGGATGGAAACGTCGAAGGTACCACCACCCAAGTCAAAAACTAGAACGGTTTCGTTGCTCTTGCGATCGAGACCGTAAGCAAGGGAGGCAGCTGTCGGCTCGTTGATGATCCGCAGCACTTCAACCCCAGCGATTTTGCCAGCGTCTTTGGTGGCTTGGCGCTGGGAGTCGTTGAAGTAAGCAGGGACGGTGATCACAGCTTGGGTAACCGTGTCGCCTAAGTACTTGCTGGCATCCTCGATCAGCTTCCGCAAGACTTGAGCAGAAATTTCTTCAGGTGCAAACTGCTTGCTTTGGGCAGGGGAGTCAATCTTAACGTTGCCGTTGATGTTGAGGACTTTGTAGGAAACTTCGGTGAGTTCGTTTGATACTTCGTCAAAGCGGCGACCGATGAACCGCTTCACTGAGTAGAAGGTGTTTTCGGGGTTCATTACGGCTTGACGCTTAGCAATCTGACCCACGAGGCGATCGCCATTCTTGGCAAAGGCGACAACCGATGGGGTGGTGCGGAAGCCTTCTGCATTCGCAATTACAGTAGGCTTGCCACCCTCCATTACTGCAACGCACGAGTTTGTCGTGCCTAAATCAATACCAACAACTTTTGCCATAAAATTCTCCGGCTCTATTCAATTCAATACGGAAGACTTAGCGATTTTAAGCGGCCAAGTTTGTTTAGAGGTGGGGCAGGGCTGATAACTGAACTGGTGTTCTGTCGGCAGTTAGCTACTACGTAACGTCAGACCAGGCAACCGCACTAATCTCTATACTGCTTGTCGTTGGCCTTTCTCTTGAAGGGGTATTTACCGAACCTGGATGGTCGGTTCTGGAGGGGTTGCTGGGTTTCTTCTACTTTATTTGGAAGAACCGAGCCCTTGGGGGCACCTGCCCCCAAACCCCCGCTGAGGGACGGCTGCGTCCCCAGACCCCCTCCAGAAGGGGTTTTAGGGTGAGTTAGTTGTGCAATGCTATTTTGAGTGGATGGTCAGAATGGGGTTTGCATGGGGTTAGGAGCATTGCTTGGGTTGCAATATCTCTACTGTAGGCAGCAATACCTCAGGTCGCATTCAGGGGAACCGTAAGCGCTGAGTCGTGTTTGCCGACTGATCCAAAAGCTGGTTTAAAGAAGGGGCGATCGCATTTGTGCTCTAAGCTTTTCTGCTCTAATCAGTTAGCTCAGTTACTTACAATGTAGAAGCTCAGGAACATGGCCTTGAAACCTAACCCCCAGCCCCTTCCCTCCGAGGGAAGGGGAGTTAGATTCAAAGTCCCTCTCCTGTAGGAGAGGGGTTTGGGGAGAGGTCAACTCAAGACACCAACTTGAAAAGCTATTGCCTGTGTAGCCCTGGCAATCTCTTAGTCCTTCACCTCTCTTCAGCTCATAATGGTTTCTTTGTCTCCCAGCCTGAAGGCTCGTCTGTCTAGTCCGCTGAAAATTGGTTCCTTTGAAGTTAACAGTCGGGTGCTTCAGGCTCCGCTGTCGGGCGTGACGGATCTAGTGTTTCGGCGGTTG is a window of Trichocoleus desertorum ATA4-8-CV12 DNA encoding:
- a CDS encoding DUF2993 domain-containing protein, coding for MEFLTIFLSSLIALVSPAGLVIDRVAENAVRSQFKSVEQLQIRVDNAPSYQIVQGKAEKVRIAGRGLFPLPEFRIAALDVETDPIDINPRGGKGLKLDRPLQAGVHLVLTRADINRALSSPTVTKRLRDLGASALDDSEAQQVQRYDFLNPQVELLANNRIRVKAELQEQGQSDRLQITVESGLAVLAGKRLQLVEPRISVNGEAVPQEILDPIARGVTERFDLDQLAGPEVTARLLQLKIVPEQQIGIVAFIRAETPPASPATPSN
- the proS gene encoding proline--tRNA ligase, whose translation is MRLSQMLFVTLREDPAEAEIPSHKLLLRAGYIRRIGSGIYAYLPLMWRVLQKVSQIVREEMNATGAQECLLPQLQPAELWQESGRWDTYTKAEGIMFSLVDRQEREMGLGPTHEEVITTVAREMIRSYRQLPTHLYQIQTKFRDEIRPRFGLMRGREFIMKDGYSFHATEDSLKETYQAMYQAYSNMFRRCGLAFRAVEADSGAIGGSGSNEFMILAEAGEDEVLYTDDGKYAANVEKAVSLPADTEPSPFTTYEKRETPGTDTIEKLCQLLKCSPSQIVKNVLYQAVYDNGTTVLVLISIRGDQEINEVKLQNELVRQAGQFGAKTVIALTVPDATAQTKWAAQPLPLGYIAPDIADTYIQSAKNLAPKFLRLVDPTVVELKNFVTGANESGYHVVGVNWGEQLQLPKLAVDLRKAKLGDRAVHDPSQTLQSARGIEAGHIFQLGTKYSKAMGATYTNEQGEEAPLIMGCYGVGVSRVAQAAVEQSYDKDGIIWPVAIAPYQAIVVIPNVNDADQVKAAEQLYTELNQAGIDTLLDDRNERAGVKFKDADLIGIPYRIVTGKSLKDGKVEVVQRANKTAQELPLTEVVSTIQQWVNAACS
- the dnaK gene encoding molecular chaperone DnaK → MAKVVGIDLGTTNSCVAVMEGGKPTVIANAEGFRTTPSVVAFAKNGDRLVGQIAKRQAVMNPENTFYSVKRFIGRRFDEVSNELTEVSYKVLNINGNVKIDSPAQSKQFAPEEISAQVLRKLIEDASKYLGDTVTQAVITVPAYFNDSQRQATKDAGKIAGVEVLRIINEPTAASLAYGLDRKSNETVLVFDLGGGTFDVSILEVGDGVFEVLATSGDTHLGGDDFDKKIVDWLADQFRSAEGIDLRKDKQALQRLTEAAEKAKIELSSVTQAEINLPFITATQDGPKHLDTTLTRAKFEELCADLIDRCRIPVEAALRDSKLDKSAIDEVVLVGGSTRIPAVQEIVKRVLGKDPNQTVNPDEVVAVGAAIQAGVLAGEVKDILLLDVTPLSLGVETLGGVMTKIIPRNTTIPTKKSEVFSTAVDGQTNVEIHVLQGEREMANDNKDLGVFRLDGIPAAPRGVPQIEVTFDIDANGILNVRAKDKGTGKEQSISITGASTLPKDDVERMVREAEQNATADQERRERIDLKNQADTLVYQAEKQIGELGDKVPAGDKTKAEGLIKDLKDASSQEDYDRIKTLTTELQQTLYSIGSNIYQQAGGGAAPDGATGAPGPDAGPTGGSGSGDDDVIDAEFSETK